From the genome of Streptomyces xanthophaeus:
GAGCTCGACGGCGATCCCGTGCCGACGGGCCAGCGCCGACACCACGAACAGGCCGATCCGGCCGTCCGCTAGCAGGTGCCGGACGCTGATCTGGTCGGGGTCGCCGAGCAGGGCGTTCATCCGGTGCTGCTCCTCGGCCGGCATGCCGAGTCCCCGGTCCTCCACCTCGACCGCGATCCCGGCGGTGACCCGCTCGGCGCGCAGCACCACATCGGTGTCGGGGGCGGAGAAGACCGTGGCGTTCTCGACGAGTTCGGCCAGCAGGTGCACCACGTCCGCGACGGCGTGCCCGCGGACGCTGCCGCCGGCCGGGGGCACGACCTTGACCCGGGTGTACTGCTCGACCTCCGCGACCGAGGAGCGGAGAACCTCGCTCAGGTCGATGGGCCTGGTCCACTGGCGGCGGGACGCGGCGCCGCCCAGCACGGCGAGGTTCTCGGCGTGCCGGCGGATGCGGGTGGCGAGGTGGTCGACGTGGAAGAGCTCCTTGAGCAGGTCCGGGTCCTCGACCGTGTCCTCCAGATCGTCCAGCAGCGAGATCTCGCGGTGCACGAGGGACTGGAGCCGGCGCGCGAGGTTGACGAAGACCTCGACCTTGCGCTCGCTGTCGGTCGGGGCGGCCGGTCCGGCCAGCCGCAGGAGGGTCGTGTGCGCCTCTTCGCGGGCGCCCCGCAGCTCCTGGGAGAGCAGCCAGAACTCGTCCACCCCGGCCGGATCCCCGCCGGTCAGCGGCGAGCTCGGCCCTCCGCGCACCGGGCGGGGCGGGGTCTCGCCCCGTTCCAGCCGGTCCGCGGCCGTGCGCAGCTCGCCCCGGCCGCGCACACTGGAGCGGCGCAGTGCCTCGCACCGGTCCCGTACGGCCTTGGCGGCGCGCTGGGCGCCGAGCAGGGCCGCGGCGAGGGCGCCGACCACGAGGAGGGCGCAGCCGGTGAGCACCGGCCACAGCCGGGCGTCGCGGTCGCCGGCTCCCCCGCCGAGCTGGAGGGTGAAGATCACCGCGGCCGCGCCGCTGAGCCCCGCGGCTAGTGTGGGCAGTACGGCGGCGCGCACCAGCAGAGGGCGTATCTGCCGGCCGGGACCCGTGACGGCGTGTCTCGACGGGGCATGGCGGGCGGCGCGGAGTCCGGACATCTGCGTCCTCGGTACGTGGGGCCCGGCCCCCAGCGTTCCCGGGGCCCGGTGTTGATCACCGAATACCCACGCTAGACCCCATCGCAGCACCTCGGAGCGCCAGTTGGCGAACTTCGCCCGGGTGCTTCCCGCTCCCGGTGGAGCGCTCGTACAGCAGCCCGAATGCGCCGGCCGGGCCCTGCGGACCGCCCCGGCGGCGCCCCACGGCGGCCGGGCGGCCGCCGGCGCCACCACGGGCCGCGCGGAGCTCCGTACGGGTCGGACGGGAACCGACTCCCGCTGTCGGCGACCGAGGCGCCCCTCGTCTCCATCGGCGTCACGATCCAGGCCCCGGATGTGCCGGGCCGCCCGTTCCTGCCCCGGTGCCGTGCGCTACGAGCCGACGGACTCCGGCTTCTCCCGGCCGTCGACGGCCGCCGACGCCACCCGGGCAGCTGTCGCCGCCGCTCCGCCCGCCCCGAGCGGCGCCGTGGACGTGCGGCCGTCGACAGGGCCGCCCGCCGCCCTTCCGCCGACGAACGGCCGCCACCACGGTGCGGTGGGTGCGTCCGCCGAGCCGGGCTCGAAGGGCTGTCCCGGGATGGGGAGGGCGATGGCCGCGTCCGCGTTCTTCGACGCGGCCAGCGTGCCTTCGCCCGGCTCGTCCCACGGGTGCAGGGCCAGGTTGAAGGTGCCCCAGTGGATCGGCAGCATCGTCCCGTGAGGAATGCCGCCCTGCAGGTCGAGGTGGGCGCGCATGCCCTCCTCGGGCGTCATGTGGATGTCGGGCCAGTACTCCGAGTAGGCGCCGATCTGGATCATGGTGGCGTCGAAGGGCCCGTGCTCGGCGCCGATCTCCTCGAAGCCCGGGAAGTAGCCGGTGTCCCCGCTGTGGTAGATCCGGTGCTCGTCGCCCGCGACGACCCAGGACGCCCACAGGGTGTGCTGCTGGTTGCGCAGGCCGCGGCCGCAGAAGTGGCGGGCGGGGGTGGCCGTGAGCGAGAGACCGGCGATCTTGGTGCTCTCGTTCCAGTCCAGCTCGCGCAGCCGGTCGGCCGGTACGCCCCAGCGTTCCAGGTGCGCGCCGACGCCCAGCGGGACGGCGAAGACGGTGTCCGTACCGGCCAGTGCCTTGATCGTCGGCAGGTCGAGGTGGTCGTAGTGGTCGTGCGAGATGACCACGACGTCGACCGTGCCCAGCGAGGCCAGCGGGACCGGTACCGGGTGCAGCCGCTTGGGACCGGCGAAGGGGAAGGGGGAGCAGCGCTCGCCCCACACCGGGTCGAACAGCACGCGGCGCCCGTCGATCTCCGCGAGCACGCTGGAGTGCCCCATCCAGGTCAGCCGCAGGCCGCTGGCGGGCGGCTTCGCCAGGTCCGCGAGGGTCGTCGGGTGGACCGGGATCGGCGCGGCGGGGCTGCGCCGCACCCGCTGCTCCCGGTGGAAGTAGATCTTGGCGAACTCGGCCATCGACCCCGAGGGCCTGTTCCGGGCCCCGAGCGGGTTCTGGAAGACGCCGTCGGCGAAGTTCGGCGAGCGCTGGATCCGCTCCAGGCGGGCACCGGACGGGTCCGCGCCGAAGGCTTCGGGCCGCAGGGCACGCAGCCGCGGACGCAGGGGACGGGAGCCGGTCAAAGCGCCTCCAGGGAGGATGGGGTCAGGATGGTCGTCGCTCTACGACCATCCCAACGCACACCGGCCCCGAAGGATTCCGCTTCCGGCTCCCGCGCCCACTACAGCGGCAGCAGGTCCGGCCGCTTCGCCTCCACGTGGTCCCCGGAGGACTCCCCCCGCAGCCGCCGGCCGATCCACGGCACGAGGTGCTCGCGCGCCCACTGGATGTTGTCCCGGGTCACGTCCACCGAGCCGCGCGGCCGCTGCGGGGGCCACGGCTGGTCGGGGTCGGCCGGCACGTCCAGTCCGAGCACCTGTGCGGCGCGCAGCGCGACCCGCGTGTGTCCTTCGGGCGAGAGGTGCAGCCGGTCCGTGTCCCAGGCCCGGCGGTCCTGTACGGACTTCAGCGACCAGAGGTCGAGCACCGGGCAGTCGTAGCGGTCGGCGATGGCGCGGACGTGCGCGCTGTACGTCGCCACCTTGCCGCGGAGGTGCTTGAGCACCGGTACGCCCCGCGTGTCGAAGCCTGTGGTGATCATGACCTGGCCCACGGACCCGGTGAGGTCGGCCACGGCCGCCTCGAAGCGCTCCGCCACGTCGTCCGGGTCGGTGCCGGGCCGGATGATGTCGTTGCCGCCCGCACAGAAGGTCACCAGGTCCGGTGCAAGGGCCTTGGCTCTCGGAAGCTGGTCGGCCACGATCTGGTCGAGGAGCTTCCCCCGCACCGCCAGATTCGCATACCGGAAGTCATGCTCTTCGCGCTGATCGGCCAGGAGCACGGCGAGCCGGTCCGCCCAGCCGAGAAAAGAATCCCCGGGTCCCGGGTCCCCCACACCCTCG
Proteins encoded in this window:
- a CDS encoding ATP-binding protein yields the protein MSGLRAARHAPSRHAVTGPGRQIRPLLVRAAVLPTLAAGLSGAAAVIFTLQLGGGAGDRDARLWPVLTGCALLVVGALAAALLGAQRAAKAVRDRCEALRRSSVRGRGELRTAADRLERGETPPRPVRGGPSSPLTGGDPAGVDEFWLLSQELRGAREEAHTTLLRLAGPAAPTDSERKVEVFVNLARRLQSLVHREISLLDDLEDTVEDPDLLKELFHVDHLATRIRRHAENLAVLGGAASRRQWTRPIDLSEVLRSSVAEVEQYTRVKVVPPAGGSVRGHAVADVVHLLAELVENATVFSAPDTDVVLRAERVTAGIAVEVEDRGLGMPAEEQHRMNALLGDPDQISVRHLLADGRIGLFVVSALARRHGIAVELKSNIYGGVLAVLVLPQELLGAEPPTAADAAGGSRATSWGTGHGTAMPPLEPARMPLPTPLPQAWQASGGPGAAAPPDPEPHPAPAPPTAPGPASPSHAPSVPVPVAGTGTRPGPGAATPSEPAPQPVPRPRTEPRPQPRPASLPSPRSGATDGPGAVAWSAPVADPRVGPAPGTPTGAVAWSAPAPEPAAADPVPAAPAAGDRPRLPRRRAQEHLAPQLREAPAPRRAADPEQPVHDPGLMAAFQRGFGLAQSENQA
- a CDS encoding MBL fold metallo-hydrolase; translation: MTGSRPLRPRLRALRPEAFGADPSGARLERIQRSPNFADGVFQNPLGARNRPSGSMAEFAKIYFHREQRVRRSPAAPIPVHPTTLADLAKPPASGLRLTWMGHSSVLAEIDGRRVLFDPVWGERCSPFPFAGPKRLHPVPVPLASLGTVDVVVISHDHYDHLDLPTIKALAGTDTVFAVPLGVGAHLERWGVPADRLRELDWNESTKIAGLSLTATPARHFCGRGLRNQQHTLWASWVVAGDEHRIYHSGDTGYFPGFEEIGAEHGPFDATMIQIGAYSEYWPDIHMTPEEGMRAHLDLQGGIPHGTMLPIHWGTFNLALHPWDEPGEGTLAASKNADAAIALPIPGQPFEPGSADAPTAPWWRPFVGGRAAGGPVDGRTSTAPLGAGGAAATAARVASAAVDGREKPESVGS
- a CDS encoding SGNH/GDSL hydrolase family protein, with product MAATTTKLKTIGSYAAIGDSFTEGVGDPGPGDSFLGWADRLAVLLADQREEHDFRYANLAVRGKLLDQIVADQLPRAKALAPDLVTFCAGGNDIIRPGTDPDDVAERFEAAVADLTGSVGQVMITTGFDTRGVPVLKHLRGKVATYSAHVRAIADRYDCPVLDLWSLKSVQDRRAWDTDRLHLSPEGHTRVALRAAQVLGLDVPADPDQPWPPQRPRGSVDVTRDNIQWAREHLVPWIGRRLRGESSGDHVEAKRPDLLPL